In one Bradyrhizobium cosmicum genomic region, the following are encoded:
- a CDS encoding TadE/TadG family type IV pilus assembly protein yields MIARMRSRARHLWTDARGVAATEFAIISPFLLLLYVGGVELGNGLSMNVKVTATARSVADMVSQNTQVTSSQMDSILAASSAIMAPYAVTSGGASLITITVSEVSTDSSGKATVQWSKSTSSSGARAIGQQMTLSSYTAPDSKNPSNANISLILSEVSYDYTPNLGFAVSGTIKLTDSYYLFPRCSTNSPATSSFPYYDVKYPAAATCTCIQHLQQKTC; encoded by the coding sequence ATGATCGCCCGCATGAGGTCTCGCGCGCGGCACCTGTGGACCGATGCCAGGGGCGTTGCCGCGACGGAGTTCGCCATCATCAGTCCGTTCTTGCTGTTGCTCTACGTCGGCGGCGTCGAGCTCGGCAACGGATTGTCCATGAACGTCAAGGTCACGGCAACCGCGCGCAGTGTCGCCGACATGGTGTCGCAAAACACGCAGGTCACGTCGAGCCAGATGGACAGCATTCTTGCGGCTTCGTCGGCCATCATGGCCCCGTACGCCGTCACGAGTGGCGGCGCCTCCCTGATAACCATCACGGTTTCCGAGGTCTCGACCGACAGCTCCGGCAAGGCGACGGTTCAATGGAGCAAGTCGACCAGCTCGTCGGGAGCGCGAGCCATCGGTCAGCAGATGACATTGTCGTCATATACGGCGCCGGACTCGAAAAATCCGAGCAATGCGAATATCTCGCTCATTCTGAGCGAGGTGTCCTATGACTACACGCCCAATCTCGGCTTCGCGGTCAGCGGCACCATCAAGCTGACCGACAGCTATTATCTGTTCCCGCGCTGCTCGACGAACAGCCCGGCCACGTCGAGCTTCCCGTATTATGACGTGAAGTACCCGGCAGCGGCGACGTGCACATGCATCCAGCATCTGCAGCAGAAGACCTGCTAG